The DNA region AAACAGTGCGTGTGCGTACGTGGCAAGCCCTGTGTCTGAAGCACCGTAGTGCGAAAACTGTCGGAAGACCGGGTAGAAGAGAATTCCAACCAATTCTTGGCCGTGCTCCAAGGCAATTTTGTTCGATTCAATTCTTCCACAATCAAGGACGACAGCGAATGCACGGTTTCACAGCGACATTCCTGAAACATTGGTCGCCCTTTGGTTGTCAGAAGAGGTTCCAAGTGGCCGCTCGAAGCATCCGTTTCCCCTACACTTTTTGCGGCTTTAGCTGGACTCGTCAAGGTTCGGGTAGTGAGAACCTGTTTGGCAACGTACGACACGGACTCGATGAGACTATCGTGCCGAATAGAAGCCTCGAAACGCACTACGCATCCACAATTTACACTGCATTGCTGTCCCCAGGCTCGACGAGAGCCGCTCGTTGCCGTGGTAGACGACGGCAGTAGGGATGGCGATAGTGCGTCAACGGGCTCTTTCTCGACACGTTTGGCCTGATGGGAGGTGGTGTCACCATGCTGTGTGACTACACTAGTCGGTAAACGCCCTTGACGAACAGCGTTCGCAAGACCATTATTGCTGGAACGGAGGGCCAGTTTGGCTGGTAAACAGCGAGGATGCAACAAGAATCTCATGAGTTCGAGATTTTCAATCGGCACTTTTTCTATGGTATTGCTTTGGCACGGCCAGACAAACGTATCGATCGAACACTGACGGAGACCAAAAAAAAGAACGAGAACAAGAAAACGAGAGTGGCGTCGTATGGTATGGTAGCTAGAGCTATCTCTAGTAGTAGGATGCGTGTACATCCGAGACAGTCGTCTGTCCAGAGTCGCGCCTTCGGTAACGGCATGCAGAGCATTTGTTCTGTGACACCCAAATCGGAGACAATGACGTGGTGTCGTTCCGATGTCTGCATGGGCATTCGCACGTCCATCCTGCCACGCACGACGTTTCCAGTGGATTGTAAGTCCGACGTCCGTACAAATGAA from Phaeodactylum tricornutum CCAP 1055/1 chromosome 23, whole genome shotgun sequence includes:
- a CDS encoding predicted protein; the encoded protein is MRFLLHPRCLPAKLALRSSNNGLANAVRQGRLPTSVVTQHGDTTSHQAKRVEKEPVDALSPSLLPSSTTATSGSRRAWGQQCSVNCGCVVRFEASIRHDSLIESVSYVAKQVLTTRTLTSPAKAAKSVGETDASSGHLEPLLTTKGRPMFQECRCETVHSLSSLIVEELNRTKLPWSTAKNWLEFSSTRSSDSFRTTVLQTQGLPRTHTHCFDVVEEALTALLKGHLPRPRKAATPFAAKNLRLLDVDGNVNERHWHDDRDYASYGLSFRLWKDQEENYQVIQPRSLSTLNLLDLTSNGTIHTDRSSSSRRRAGKSASPPQDWVSYVDELYEEDDESA